Proteins encoded in a region of the Clostridium beijerinckii genome:
- a CDS encoding MFS transporter produces the protein MKDFINNYKGLPKEMYVICFATLINRLGDFVVPFLALYLTQKIGMTAAATGVIVTLSSVVGIPASILGGKISDMFGRKKIYTYAQSIAAVTLIPCAFTKSVSITIMCLLISTFFNGFVRPAFQSMIQDILSKEERQAGFSLNYLAINAGVAIGPIIAGFLFNNLLPLLFLGDTLTSLIAVFLVWKNIKETYQVNSKLKVESKAEIAEKGNTFQMLWKRPALSLFLVLYMVYNFIYAQHKFSLPITLNAQFNNESAKLLGYIMSINAVTVLVLTIFIGFITKRNHQLTNMAFTGILYAIGFGMIGYIDNFNFFIISTIIWTLGEILSSISSGVYVANNSPSNYRARLNAIMNLGRFLGTALSTFFSGAYIQVYGYKTLWFLIFFISIISAILMFVLKIFSVKSGLDNYSESKIKSVV, from the coding sequence ATGAAAGATTTCATTAATAATTATAAAGGATTACCAAAGGAAATGTATGTGATATGTTTTGCTACACTCATTAACAGACTTGGAGATTTTGTAGTACCATTTCTTGCATTATATCTTACTCAAAAAATTGGAATGACAGCTGCAGCAACTGGAGTTATAGTTACATTATCATCTGTTGTAGGCATACCAGCATCCATTTTAGGTGGAAAAATATCAGATATGTTTGGAAGAAAAAAAATATATACATATGCACAAAGTATAGCAGCAGTAACATTAATACCTTGTGCTTTCACTAAAAGTGTTTCGATTACTATAATGTGCTTATTGATAAGTACATTTTTTAATGGTTTTGTACGTCCAGCATTTCAATCAATGATTCAAGATATACTTTCTAAGGAAGAAAGACAAGCTGGATTTTCTCTTAACTACCTAGCGATAAATGCAGGAGTTGCAATTGGACCAATAATAGCAGGTTTTTTATTTAATAATCTTTTACCATTATTATTTTTAGGGGATACACTAACTTCTTTAATAGCAGTCTTTTTGGTATGGAAAAATATCAAAGAGACTTATCAGGTAAATAGTAAATTAAAGGTTGAAAGTAAAGCTGAAATAGCAGAAAAGGGAAATACGTTTCAAATGCTTTGGAAAAGGCCAGCATTAAGTTTATTTCTAGTTTTATATATGGTATATAACTTTATTTATGCTCAGCATAAGTTTTCTTTACCTATAACTTTAAATGCTCAATTTAATAATGAAAGTGCTAAACTTTTGGGCTACATTATGAGTATAAATGCTGTAACTGTTTTAGTTCTTACAATTTTTATAGGTTTTATAACTAAAAGAAATCATCAGTTAACTAATATGGCTTTTACGGGAATATTATATGCTATAGGATTTGGAATGATAGGATATATTGATAATTTCAATTTTTTTATTATTTCCACAATAATATGGACTTTAGGAGAAATTTTAAGTTCAATAAGCTCAGGTGTTTATGTGGCAAATAATAGCCCAAGCAATTATAGAGCCAGATTAAATGCAATAATGAATCTTGGCAGATTTCTAGGTACAGCTCTTAGTACTTTTTTTTCTGGAGCATATATCCAAGTTTATGGATATAAAACATTATGGTTTTTAATATTTTTTATTTCAATAATTTCAGCAATATTAATGTTTGTTTTAAAAATATTTTCTGTGAAATCAGGATTAGACAATTATTCGGAAAGCAAAATTAAAAGTGTTGTTTAG
- a CDS encoding peroxiredoxin — MESLTLEEGMKAPDFTLVGSDKKEHKLSDYLNKKVILYFYPKDNTPGCSQEAQDFKNGLDDFEMKNAVILGISRDSLTSHDKFIAKYKLPFILLSDEKEEVCNLYGVLKEKNMFGKKSIGIERSTFVIDENGIISKIYRKVKVTGHIEQLKCSIQ; from the coding sequence ATGGAAAGTTTAACTTTAGAAGAAGGAATGAAAGCTCCTGATTTTACATTAGTAGGATCTGATAAAAAAGAACATAAATTAAGTGATTATTTAAATAAAAAAGTCATCTTGTATTTTTATCCTAAAGATAATACTCCTGGCTGTTCACAAGAAGCACAAGATTTTAAAAATGGTTTGGATGATTTTGAAATGAAAAATGCTGTTATTTTAGGTATAAGCAGAGATTCTCTAACGTCTCATGATAAATTTATTGCAAAATATAAATTGCCCTTCATTCTTCTTTCAGATGAAAAAGAGGAGGTATGTAATCTCTACGGCGTATTAAAGGAAAAAAATATGTTTGGGAAGAAATCCATAGGTATTGAAAGAAGTACATTCGTAATAGATGAAAATGGGATTATATCAAAGATTTATAGGAAGGTTAAGGTTACAGGACATATAGAACAATTAAAATGTTCTATACAATAA
- a CDS encoding O-acetylhomoserine aminocarboxypropyltransferase/cysteine synthase family protein produces the protein MSNQERKLKFETLQLHVGQEQPDSATDSRAVPIYQTTSYVFKNSAHAAARFGLADAGNIYGRLTNSTQDVFEKRVAALEGGVAALAVASGAAAITYALQNITKAGDHIVAEKTIYGGSYNLLAHTFPTNGVTTTFVDPSDLSNFENAIQDNTKAILIESLGNPNSNILDVEALAEIAHKHKIPLIVDNTFGTPYLFRPIEHGADIVVHSATKFIGGHGTSLGGVIVDSGKFDWIGSGKFPQLSEADPSYHGIKFAEAVGAAAYVTRIRAILLRDTGACISPFNAFILLQGLETLSLRVERHVENALKVVEFLKNHPKVESVNHPSLPESADNALYKKYFPKGAGSIFTFEIKGGAKEAQEFIDKLQIFSLLANVADVKSLVIHPASTTHSQMNETELAESGIKPNTIRLSIGTEHIDDIIYDLSQAFES, from the coding sequence ATGAGTAATCAAGAAAGAAAATTAAAATTTGAAACACTTCAACTTCATGTAGGGCAAGAACAACCTGATTCAGCAACAGATTCTAGAGCAGTGCCAATTTACCAAACAACTTCATATGTATTTAAAAATTCTGCACATGCAGCAGCAAGATTTGGACTAGCTGATGCTGGAAATATATATGGTCGTTTAACAAATTCAACACAAGATGTTTTTGAAAAACGTGTTGCAGCTTTGGAAGGTGGAGTAGCAGCTCTTGCGGTAGCATCTGGAGCAGCAGCAATAACATATGCATTGCAAAATATAACTAAAGCTGGTGATCACATAGTTGCAGAAAAAACTATATATGGAGGATCTTATAATTTGTTAGCACATACGTTTCCTACAAACGGTGTTACAACAACATTTGTAGATCCATCTGACCTATCAAATTTTGAAAATGCAATTCAAGATAATACCAAAGCAATTTTAATCGAATCACTTGGAAATCCAAACTCAAATATTTTAGATGTTGAAGCATTAGCAGAAATTGCACATAAGCATAAAATACCACTAATAGTGGACAATACATTTGGAACACCATACTTATTTAGACCGATTGAACATGGAGCAGATATAGTTGTTCATTCAGCAACTAAATTTATTGGGGGGCATGGTACATCATTAGGTGGAGTTATTGTGGACTCAGGAAAGTTTGACTGGATAGGTTCAGGAAAGTTCCCACAATTATCAGAAGCAGATCCAAGTTATCATGGAATTAAGTTCGCAGAAGCAGTTGGGGCTGCCGCATATGTGACAAGAATTCGTGCTATTTTATTAAGAGATACGGGTGCATGCATAAGTCCATTTAATGCATTTATATTATTACAAGGTTTAGAAACTCTTTCACTTAGAGTTGAACGTCATGTTGAGAATGCTTTAAAAGTTGTAGAATTTTTAAAGAATCATCCAAAGGTTGAAAGTGTTAATCATCCATCGCTACCAGAGAGCGCTGATAATGCTTTATATAAAAAATATTTCCCTAAGGGAGCAGGTTCTATATTCACATTTGAAATTAAGGGTGGAGCAAAGGAAGCACAGGAATTTATTGATAAACTACAAATATTCTCACTACTTGCAAATGTAGCTGATGTTAAATCATTAGTAATTCACCCAGCTAGTACAACACATTCTCAAATGAATGAAACTGAACTAGCAGAGTCAGGAATTAAACCAAATACAATCCGTCTTTCAATAGGAACAGAACATATTGATGATATAATTTATGACTTATCTCAAGCATTTGAAAGTTAG
- a CDS encoding response regulator transcription factor has translation MNNTHTYKLIVVEDEHLIRQNIIKKINSLSIPFELVGEASNGEIAIPLIEQQCPSLVITDIRMPQYDGLELIKYLYKNHPHIKTIVLSGYNDFKYAQTALKYGVKDFLLKPVKIEELSTALQSILVMLESENKEFSSFSIDHHSLKPESLSQLLENYLLSNYASVTSITEISEKFGFTNEYISKIFKKYTGVTPIKYITRIRINEAKQLLINQPDLEIKKVGELIGYKDAFYFSRVFKSNVGVYPSDYRIKHLNYN, from the coding sequence ATGAACAATACACACACCTATAAACTTATTGTTGTTGAAGATGAACATCTTATAAGACAAAATATAATAAAAAAAATTAATTCTTTATCTATTCCTTTTGAATTAGTAGGTGAAGCTAGCAATGGAGAAATTGCCATTCCTCTCATAGAACAACAATGTCCATCTCTAGTTATTACTGATATAAGAATGCCTCAATACGATGGATTAGAATTAATTAAATATCTCTACAAAAATCATCCTCATATAAAGACTATAGTATTAAGTGGATACAATGATTTTAAATATGCTCAGACTGCATTAAAATATGGTGTAAAAGATTTTTTATTAAAACCAGTAAAAATAGAGGAACTTAGCACTGCTTTACAAAGCATTCTTGTTATGCTTGAATCTGAAAATAAAGAATTCTCTTCATTTTCAATTGATCATCACAGCCTGAAACCCGAAAGCTTAAGCCAACTACTTGAAAATTATTTGCTTAGCAACTATGCCTCCGTAACATCAATAACTGAAATTTCTGAGAAATTTGGATTTACAAATGAATATATAAGTAAGATTTTTAAAAAATATACTGGAGTAACTCCTATAAAATATATAACTAGAATTCGCATTAATGAAGCCAAACAGCTTTTAATTAATCAGCCTGACTTGGAAATAAAAAAGGTGGGTGAATTAATTGGTTATAAAGATGCCTTCTATTTTAGCAGAGTATTTAAATCTAATGTAGGTGTGTATCCTAGCGACTATAGAATAAAACATTTAAATTATAACTAA
- a CDS encoding cache domain-containing sensor histidine kinase: MNYKLRYSQKTYLFSIYGLLVALLLFLFFLCFYYFYSDNIYKTAKTKSETISASIHKSVSTELNNMSTISMNIVYSNAIKKNFTSFTHNNTDTINLEHFTQSRENFLAIYDIITAIIGPFQSASQVNLYTQNGICIGSGFFQGVINVDLNTVPWYKDTLDKNGEKNIFLTDKLSYSPIKIENMSNHHYLSLSRVFFNRNNEPEGIVEVVQDCNTIFSLISELKQKNPSTSFYIYNEHNELVYPYSSAPEDNINYTNTIQEHNLSPSVGYFINIDSKHDVLMSYQKVDSYNWTIIAVEPKEVVFRSLHSFKEGFIIIAIISIIFTLFLCFMISSRLTQPLSTLTNSTKMVTIDRVLNENETLLVPINSNILEISELYQSFCDMYEKLRDSSHEILLLKSEETRAKLQATQSLINPHFLYNSLTNISIMAEEDMNNEIINICHALCDYFRYITTCDETAVPLSLEISYTEKYIECMKMRYGSDFIYTSNIDESTKNILIPKLIIQPIVENAFKYGFSSSPPWILDIKSSITNDQKWLIYIEDNGGCLSDQDKEKLLSNLYNLNRTKELKSLGIGGMGLKNVYLRLQLLYGTEAIFSIDNSQKNKTIFIIGGPVHLNKEDFYEQYTHL; this comes from the coding sequence ATGAATTATAAATTACGTTATTCTCAAAAGACATACTTATTTTCTATTTATGGGTTACTAGTAGCCTTATTATTGTTTTTATTCTTTCTTTGTTTTTATTACTTTTATAGTGATAATATTTATAAAACAGCAAAAACAAAATCTGAAACTATCAGTGCCTCTATTCATAAATCAGTATCAACCGAATTAAATAATATGTCCACAATATCCATGAATATTGTCTACTCGAATGCTATAAAAAAGAATTTTACTAGTTTTACGCATAATAACACAGATACAATAAATCTCGAACATTTTACCCAATCTAGAGAAAACTTTTTAGCTATATATGATATTATTACTGCTATAATCGGACCCTTTCAATCTGCCAGCCAAGTTAATCTTTATACACAAAATGGAATATGTATAGGATCAGGTTTCTTTCAAGGAGTAATCAATGTGGATTTGAATACTGTACCATGGTATAAGGATACATTAGATAAAAATGGTGAAAAAAATATTTTTCTTACTGATAAATTATCATACTCTCCTATTAAAATTGAAAATATGTCAAACCACCATTATCTTTCACTTTCACGTGTATTCTTTAATCGAAATAATGAACCAGAAGGTATTGTTGAAGTAGTACAAGATTGCAACACTATATTCTCTCTAATTTCAGAGTTAAAGCAAAAAAACCCTTCAACATCATTCTATATATATAATGAACATAATGAGTTAGTTTACCCCTATTCATCTGCCCCAGAAGATAATATAAATTATACTAATACTATACAAGAACACAATTTAAGTCCATCAGTTGGGTATTTTATTAATATAGATAGCAAGCATGATGTGCTGATGTCGTATCAAAAAGTCGATTCATATAATTGGACAATCATTGCTGTTGAACCTAAGGAAGTTGTTTTCAGATCCTTGCACTCTTTTAAAGAAGGTTTTATTATTATAGCTATAATTTCAATCATTTTTACACTATTTTTGTGTTTTATGATTTCAAGTAGATTAACTCAACCTTTAAGTACTTTAACCAATTCTACAAAGATGGTAACTATAGACAGAGTATTAAATGAAAATGAAACTCTATTGGTTCCAATTAATAGTAATATACTTGAAATTTCTGAGCTCTATCAATCGTTTTGTGATATGTATGAAAAATTAAGAGATTCTTCTCATGAAATTTTATTATTAAAATCAGAAGAAACTCGTGCAAAACTACAAGCGACCCAATCTCTTATTAATCCACACTTTTTATATAACAGTTTAACAAATATAAGTATCATGGCTGAAGAAGATATGAATAACGAAATAATTAATATATGCCATGCATTGTGTGATTATTTCCGTTATATTACAACATGCGATGAAACTGCTGTTCCTTTATCTTTAGAAATATCATATACGGAAAAGTACATTGAATGTATGAAAATGCGATATGGAAGTGACTTTATTTATACTTCAAATATTGATGAATCAACAAAGAACATTTTAATTCCTAAACTAATAATACAACCTATAGTAGAAAATGCTTTTAAATATGGATTTAGCTCCTCACCACCTTGGATTTTAGATATCAAATCTTCTATAACAAATGATCAAAAGTGGCTTATATATATCGAAGATAATGGTGGTTGTTTAAGTGATCAAGATAAAGAGAAATTATTATCTAATCTCTATAATTTAAACAGAACTAAAGAACTAAAATCATTAGGAATTGGTGGAATGGGACTTAAAAATGTATATCTAAGATTACAACTTTTATATGGTACTGAAGCTATATTTTCGATTGATAATTCTCAAAAAAATAAAACAATTTTTATAATCGGTGGGCCCGTACATCTAAATAAGGAGGATTTTTATGAACAATACACACACCTATAA
- a CDS encoding ABC transporter substrate-binding protein: MSKRLLKLVSTVCMTVLIGSAFVGCGSSSGDGSKSASGSGDSVTLTFGSHQSGLPTSGVVQDLAKDFEKETGIKIDFQISPDAQWRDLLKVKLDSGEAPDIFCADADPLNLVTRVNPEKYVLDVSSEEWVKRMDPNVLPSISYNSKVYGITFPGKKMYFYVYNKEIFEKLGLKIPTNYQEFKNVCQKIKDSGVTPIYEGTQNGWHQVLPLFETGAMYQQKHPDLYNKLNKNEVDLDSIPELQTIINELKECADLGFYGDNYLSNSVENAKEAMAKGKAAMFIAESAWRNEVKSDFPDFDVNKLGIFAMPWGDNQTIGVNPASNAYFINKNGKHVEEAKKFFDFLARPENLQKRLDGQPGLSELCWPEVKSKYSKEDQAYIDSLQKGMVMQAGVKYIDSQWMDIGKDLEAMYSGSSTPKQVLETIMNRRTEQAKLQKDPDWDK; this comes from the coding sequence ATGAGTAAACGTTTATTAAAATTAGTCAGTACGGTTTGTATGACAGTATTGATAGGGAGTGCTTTTGTAGGGTGTGGAAGCAGCAGTGGAGATGGAAGTAAAAGTGCATCGGGAAGTGGAGATTCAGTTACATTAACATTTGGATCTCATCAATCTGGTCTTCCAACATCTGGAGTTGTACAGGATTTGGCAAAGGATTTTGAAAAAGAAACAGGAATTAAAATTGATTTTCAAATTTCTCCAGATGCTCAATGGCGTGATTTACTTAAAGTAAAGTTGGATTCTGGTGAAGCACCAGATATTTTCTGCGCGGATGCCGATCCTTTAAATCTAGTAACAAGAGTTAATCCTGAAAAATATGTATTAGATGTATCAAGTGAAGAATGGGTAAAGAGAATGGACCCTAATGTTCTTCCTTCAATCTCATACAATAGCAAAGTTTATGGCATTACCTTCCCAGGTAAAAAAATGTATTTCTATGTTTACAATAAAGAGATATTTGAAAAATTAGGTTTGAAAATACCAACTAATTATCAAGAATTCAAAAATGTATGTCAAAAAATAAAAGATTCAGGAGTTACTCCAATTTATGAAGGAACTCAAAATGGATGGCATCAAGTGCTTCCATTATTTGAAACAGGAGCAATGTATCAACAAAAGCATCCAGACTTATATAATAAGCTTAATAAAAATGAAGTTGATTTAGATTCTATACCTGAATTACAAACTATAATCAATGAATTAAAAGAATGTGCTGATTTAGGGTTTTATGGAGATAATTACTTAAGTAATTCAGTAGAAAATGCAAAAGAAGCAATGGCAAAAGGAAAAGCTGCAATGTTTATAGCAGAATCAGCATGGAGAAATGAAGTGAAGTCGGATTTCCCTGATTTTGACGTTAATAAGTTAGGTATATTTGCAATGCCTTGGGGAGATAACCAAACAATTGGTGTGAATCCTGCAAGTAATGCATATTTTATAAATAAAAATGGAAAGCATGTAGAAGAAGCAAAGAAATTCTTTGATTTCCTAGCAAGACCTGAGAATTTACAAAAGCGTTTAGATGGACAACCAGGATTATCAGAATTATGCTGGCCTGAAGTAAAATCAAAATATTCAAAAGAGGACCAAGCATACATTGATTCATTGCAAAAAGGAATGGTTATGCAAGCTGGTGTTAAATATATTGACAGCCAATGGATGGATATTGGAAAAGACTTAGAGGCTATGTATAGTGGTTCATCAACTCCAAAGCAAGTATTAGAAACAATTATGAATAGAAGAACAGAACAAGCTAAATTGCAAAAAGATCCTGATTGGGATAAATAA